Proteins encoded in a region of the Ancylobacter sp. SL191 genome:
- a CDS encoding glycosyltransferase codes for MVLKGYPRLSETFIAQEILELERRGFAFDIWSLRRPTDRYRHPMHEAITARLLYLPEYLKDDPRRVLKGLIHAVRRLRFRELMGVFLHDLLRDPTPNRMRRLGQACVLARELDPAIGHLHVHFLHTPGSVTRYAALLTGRSFSFSAHAKDIWTTPEWERREKIADAAWGVTCTADGWRELTRVAGSSAGKVELVYHGLDLERFPAPPVRDRQADGSDAADPVRLVAVGRAVAKKGFDTLLTALGGLPPALNWRLVHIGTGPLIAPLKEQAERLGIAGRIEWRGSQAQTAVIAALREADLFVLPSQPGEDGDRDGLPNVIMEAATQALPIVSTRFAGVPEFVTDGENGLLVPPADAPALSAALAALIAAPDRRRALGEAARARLVADFTFDAGIDRLETRMRQSAGASAAPARA; via the coding sequence ATCGTGCTGAAGGGCTATCCGCGCCTCTCCGAAACCTTCATCGCCCAGGAAATCCTTGAGCTGGAACGGCGGGGCTTCGCCTTCGACATCTGGTCGCTGCGCCGCCCGACCGACCGCTACCGGCACCCGATGCATGAGGCGATCACCGCGCGGCTGCTCTATTTGCCGGAATATCTGAAGGACGATCCGCGCCGCGTCCTCAAGGGTCTCATCCATGCGGTGCGCCGCTTGCGCTTTCGCGAGCTGATGGGCGTGTTCCTACACGACCTCCTGCGCGACCCGACGCCGAACCGGATGCGGCGGCTCGGGCAGGCCTGCGTGCTCGCGCGCGAGCTGGACCCCGCTATTGGCCATCTGCATGTGCATTTTCTGCACACGCCGGGCTCGGTGACGCGCTACGCCGCGCTGCTGACCGGGCGCAGCTTCTCCTTCTCCGCCCATGCCAAGGACATCTGGACCACCCCGGAATGGGAGCGGCGCGAGAAGATCGCCGATGCCGCCTGGGGCGTGACCTGCACCGCCGATGGCTGGCGCGAACTGACCCGCGTCGCGGGTTCATCCGCTGGCAAGGTCGAGCTGGTCTATCACGGGCTTGATCTCGAGCGCTTCCCCGCCCCGCCCGTGCGCGACCGGCAGGCGGATGGCAGCGATGCCGCCGACCCGGTGCGGCTGGTCGCGGTGGGCCGCGCGGTGGCGAAAAAGGGCTTCGACACGCTGCTCACCGCGCTCGGCGGCCTGCCGCCCGCGCTCAACTGGCGGCTGGTGCATATCGGCACCGGCCCGCTCATTGCACCCCTGAAGGAGCAGGCGGAGCGGCTCGGCATTGCCGGACGCATCGAGTGGCGCGGCAGCCAGGCGCAGACGGCGGTGATCGCTGCGCTGCGCGAGGCCGATCTCTTTGTGCTGCCGAGCCAGCCGGGCGAGGATGGCGACCGCGACGGCCTGCCCAATGTCATCATGGAAGCCGCCACGCAGGCCCTGCCCATCGTCTCCACCCGCTTTGCCGGCGTGCCGGAATTCGTCACCGATGGCGAGAACGGTCTGCTCGTGCCGCCGGCCGACGCGCCCGCGCTGTCGGCGGCGCTGGCGGCGCTGATCGCCGCCCCTGACCGGCGGCGCGCACTCGGAGAGGCGGCACGGGCACGGCTCGTCGCCGATTTCACCTTTGACGCCGGGATCGACCGGCTGGAGACCCGGATGCGGCAGTCGGCGGGCG